The genomic DNA TCGCCGACGGTCACGACAAGCTGGCGGTGCGAATTCGCTGGCGTTCGCAGCAGGACGAGGTATGGAACAGCGAGGTCATGAGTGACCTGGGCAATAACGGCTGGCACGGTCAATTCACTGTGCCGGAGCAGGGCCGTTATGTGTTCTGTATCGAAGCCTGGATCGATCAGTTCGCCAGCTTTCGCTACGAACTGGAGAAGAAGTTCGGCGCCGGGGTGCCTATCAGCCTGGAGCTGCAGGAAGGGCGCAATCAAGTGCAGATGGCCTCCGAGCGCAGCGAAGGCGAGCTGAGCGAACAGCTGGCCGCATTGCACCATGAACTCTCCGGCCTGTTGCCGGCCGAACAGGTAGCATTGTTCCTGGCGCCGCGCAGCGCCGATCTCATGTCACAGGCCGACCACCGGCCTTATCTGAGCATCAGCCCTCAGTACCCGTTGGACGTGGAGCGCAAACTGGCCGAATTCGCCAGTTGGTACGAGTTGTTTCCGCGCTCGATCACTGATAATCCCGCTCGCCACGGCACCTTCAACGACGTGCATTCGCGCCTGGCGATGATCCAGGATATGGGCTTCGACGTGCTGTACTTCCCGCCGATCCACCCCATCGGTCGCAGTTTCCGCAAAGGTCCGAACAACTCCCTCACCGCCGGCCCCGACGACCCGGGCAGCCCTTATGCCATCGGCAGCGAGGAGGGCGGGCACGAGGCCATTCACCCGCAATTGGGCAGCCGCGAGGACTTCCGGCGTCTGGTGGCGGCAGCTGCGGACCACGGCCTGGAAATCGCCCTCGACTTTGCGATCCAGTGTTCCCAGGATCACCCGTGGCTCAAGCAGCACCCGGGCTGGTTCAGCTGGCGGCCGGACGGCACGATCAAATACGCGGAAAACCCACCGAAGAAATACCAGGACATCGTCAACGTCGACTTCTACGCGGCCGATGCGATTCCCAGCCTGTGGGTGGAGTTGCGGGACATCGTGGTGGGCTGGGTCAAGGAAGGCGTGAAGATATTCCGCGTCGACAACCCGCACACCAAGCCGCTGCCGTTCTGGCAATGGCTGATCGCCGATGTCCGGGCTCAATACCCCGAAGTGATCTTCCTGGCTGAAGCGTTCACCACCCCGGCGATGATGGCGCGCCTGGGCAAGGTCGGTTATTCCCAGAGCTACACCTATTTCACCTGGCGCAACAGCAAGGCCGAACTGGCGACTTACTTCAGCGAACTCAATGAATCGCCTTGGCGCGAATGCTACCGACCGAATTTTTTCGTCAACACGCCAGACATCAACCCGGCCTTTCTCCATGAGTCGGGGCGCCCGGGCTTCTTGATCCGTGCGGCCTTGGCAACGATGGGCTCAGGCCTGTGGGGCATGTATTCGGGCTTCGAACTGTGCGAATCGGCCCCGGTACCGGGCAAGGAGGAATACCTCGATTCGGAGAAGTACGAGATTCGTCCTCGCGACTTCACCGCGCCGGGCAACATCGTTGCCGAGATCGCCCAGCTCAACCGCATCCGCCGACAGAACCCAGCGCTGCATAGCCACCTGGGCCTGAAAATCTATAACGCCTGGAACGACAACATTCTCTATTTCGGCAAGCGCACAGCCGATGGCAGCAATTTCATCCTGGTGGCGGTGAGCCTTGATCCGCACAACCCGCAGGAAGCCAATTTCGAATTGCCGCTGTGGGAGATGGGCTTGCCGGACGATGCCCAGACCCAGGGCGAGGATTTGATGAGCGGGCACCGCTGGACCTGGTATGGCAAGTATCAGTTCATGCGCATTGACCCGGCGAACCAGCCGTTCGGGATCTGGCGGATCAGTGTGGCGTGACGCTGTGGGAGCAAGGCTTGCCCGCGATGAAGATGACGCGGTCTCCTGAGGAACGGAGGCGCCCTGTATCGCGAGCAAGCTTTGCTCCCACAAAGCGGTACGGTTTCGCTGAATCCCCTCGCCACAAAAAGATCTCACAAGCCTGTATCCCGCGGCTTTAATGAATTATCAGGAGTTGCAAATGGCGAAGAAACCCCGGTCTGCCACCTTTATCAAAGACCCGCTCTGGTACAAGGACGCGGTGATTTACCAGGTCCACGTAAAATCCTATTTCGACTCCAATAACGACGGGATCGGCGATTTCCCCGGCCTGATCGAGAAGCTCGACTACATCGCCGACCTGGGCGTCAACACCATCTGGCTGTTGCCTTTCTATCCTTCGCCTCGGCGCGACGACGGTTATGACATTGCCGAGTACCGTGGCGTCAGCCCCGACTACGGCACCATGGCCGATGCGCGGCGGTTCATTGCCGAAGCCCACAAGCGCAACCTGCGGGTCATTACCGAGCTGGTCATCAACCACACCTCGGATCAGCATCCGTGGTTCCAGCGCGCGCGCAAGGCCAAGCCGGGTTCGGCGGCGCGGGATTTCTATGTGTGGTCCGACGACGATCACAAGTACGACGGTACGCGGATCATTTTCCTCGACACCGAGAAGTCCAACTGGACCTGGGATCCGGTGGCCGGCCAATACTTCTGGCACCGTTTCTACTCCCACCAGCCCGACCTCAATTTCGATAACCCGCAGGTGATCAAGGCCGTGTTGTCGGTGATGCGCTACTGGCTGGACATGGGCATCGACGGCCTGCGCCTGGACGCCATTCCATACCTGATCGAGCGCGACGGCACCAACAACGAAAACCTGCCTGAGACCCACGACGTCCTCAAGCAGATCCGTGCCGAGATCGACGCCAACTACCCCGACCGCATGCTGCTGGCCGAAGCCAACCAGTGGCCGGAAGACACCCAGCTGTACTTCGGCGATGTGGATGCCGAGGGTATGAACGGTGACGAGTGCCACATGGCGTTCCACTTCCCGTTGATGCCGCGCATGTACATGGCGCTGGCCCAGGAAGACCGTTTCCCCATCACCGATATCCTGCGCCAGACTCCGGAGATCCCCGCCAACTGCCAGTGGGCGATTTTCCTGCGCAACCACGATGAGCTGACCCTGGAGATGGTCACCGACAAGGAGCGCGATTACCTGTGGAACTACTACGCGGCCGATCGTCGGGCGCGGATCAACCTGGGGATTCGCCGACGCCTGGCACCGTTGATGGAGCGTGATCGTCGCCGCGTGGAATTGCTCAACAGCCTGCTGCTGTCGATGCCCGGCACGCCGACGTTGTATTACGGCGATGAAATCGGCATGGGCGACAACATCTACCTGGGCGACCGCGATGGCGTGCGCACACCGATGCAGTGGTCCATTGACCGCAACGGCGGTTTCTCCCGGGCCGACCCGGCCAGCCTGGTGCTGCCGCCGATCATGGATCCGCAATACGGCTACCAGTCGGTCAACGTCGAAACCCAGGCCGGCGACCCGCACTCGCTGCTCAACTGGACCCGGCGAATGCTGGCGGTACGCAAGCAATCCAAGGCCTTTGGCCGGGGCACGTTGAAGATGCTCTCGCCGAGCAATCGTCGGATCCTGGCGTATACCCGCGAATACACCGGGCCCGATGGCAAGCACGAAATCATCCTGTGCGTGGCCAACGTGTCCCGCAGTGCCCAGGCTGCCGAGCTGGACCTGTCGGCCTATGCCGGCATGGTCCCGGTGGAAATGTTGGGCGGCAATGCCTTCCCACCCATCGGCCAGCTGAATTTCCTGCTGACCCTGCCACCGTACGGCTTCTACTGGTTCGCCCTGGCCGCCGAAAACCAGATGCCGAGCTGGCATGTGGAACCGGCCCAAAGCCTGCCGGACTTCACCACCCTGGTGTTGAAAAAACGCCTGGAAGAGTTGCTCGAAGCGCCGTCGCGCACCACCCTGGAGCAGACCATCCTGCCGAGCTGGTTGCAGAACCGCCGCTGGTTCGCTGGCAAGGACAGTGCGATCGAGAAGGTCAATATTGTCTATGGCGTGCGCTTCGGCGATCCGCAGCATCCGGTGCTGCTCAGCGAAATCGACGTCACCAGTGCTGGCCAGACCTTGCGCTATCAACTGCCGTTCGGCCTGCTACCTGAAGATCAGGTGGGCGCGGCGTTGCCACAGCAATTGGCATTGTCCCGCGTGCGCAGGGTTCGCCAAGTCGGTTTGATCACCGATGCGTTCAGCTTGGAACATTTCATACGGGCCGTGCTGCAAGGCATGCAGGCCGGTACGGTGCTGCCCTGCACCGAAGGTGAATTGCGGTTCGAGCCCACCGAAGGCCTGAGCGCGTTGAACCTGGGGGCTGAGCCGGAAGTGCGTTACCTGTCCGCCGAGCAGTCCAACAGTTCGGTGGTGGTCGGCGGCAGCCTGGTGCTCAAGCTGATCCGCAAAGTCGCCTCGGGCGTGCATCCGGAACTGGAGATGAGTGCCTATCTGACGGCTGCGGGCTTCAGCAATATCTCACCGCTGCTGGGGTCGGTGATCCGCCGCGATGCCCAGGGCGAGGATGCGCTGTTGATGATTGCCCAGGGCTATTTGAGCAACCAGGGCGATGCGTGGGAATGGACCCAGAACAACCTCGAACGTGCGTTGCGTGATGAGTTGGCCGATGCCGTGTCCGAACAGGAGCAACACTACAATGCCTTGGGCGAGCTGAAGGATTTTGCCGGCATGCTCGGTCAACGCCTGGGGGAAATGCACCAAGTGCTGGCCCAAGCCACCGACGATCCGGACTTCGCTCCCCAGGCCACCAATGCCAAGGAAGCCCAGGCCATCGGCAAGGACGTGACCGCGCAAGTGGAAAACGCCTTGCGTCTGCTCAAGCAGAACCAGGGCCAATTGAACCCGGCGGACCAGGCCATGGTCGCACGTTTGCTGGAGCACAAGAAAACCGTCCTGGCCCATATCCAGGCGTTGGCCGGCAAGGCTGTCGGTGGCTTGCGTATCCGCGTCCACGGCGACCTGCACTTGGGGCAGGTGCTGGTGATCAAGGGCGACGCCTACCTGATCGACTTCGAAGGCGAGCCCGCACGGCCACTGCATGAACGTCGGGGCAAGCACAGCCCGTACAAGGACGTCAGTGGCGTATTGCGTTCCTTCGATTACGCCGCCGCCATGGCGATTCATTTGAACACTGTCGACAGCACCGCCGATGCCGATGCGGCGCGGCAACGGGTGGCAGATCGTTATTTAAAAGAGGCCCGCGAGGCATTTGTCCAAGCATATCGACTGGCGGCAGCTAGTCTTGCTCATGAATGGAAGGATGCTGAAGGCGAAGACGCTGCGCTGGCGTTGTTCGGCCTGGAGAAGGCGGCCTATGAAGTGGCCTATGAAGCCGAGAATCGCCCCGCCTGGCTGCCCGTGCCTTTGCACGGTCTGTACGGGTTATTGAGTGGGCTGAAACCCTTTTCCGACTTAGCCGGACCGATTTAGTGGAGAGAATCATGAGTGTCTCGAACAAAGAACCCCAGGGGCAGGCCAAAGAGTCATTGCTGCCGGCCCCCCATGACATCGACGCGCTGGTGCGCGCCGAACACCATGACCCGTTTTCCATCCTTGGCCCCCATGGCGACGGTGCGGGCGGGCAATTCATCCGGGCTTACCTGCCCGGCGCGTTGAGCGTGCAGGTGCTCGCTCGTGACGGCGGTGAAGAGCTCGGTGACCTGCGACAGACCGAAACCCCGGGGTTGTTCGTCGGCCATTTCGATCGCGCCCAGGCGTACTTGCTGCGCACTCGCTGGGCCGGCGGCGAGCAAGTGGCGGAGGACCCGTACAGCTTCGGGCCGCTGCTGGGGGAGATGGACCTTTACCTGTTTGCCGAGGGTAATCACCGCGACCTCAGCTCCTGCCTCGGCGCGCAACTGACCACCGTCGACGGTATCGACGGCGTGCGTTTCGCGGTCTGGGCGCCGAATGCCCGGCGTGTCTCGGTGGTCGGGGATTTCAACGTCTGGGATGGGCGCCGGCATCCGATGCGTATCCGCTATCCATCCGGCGTGTGGGAGATCTTCATCCCGAGGCTTGGCTCCGGCGAAGGCTACAAGTATGAAATCCTTGGGGCCCACGGCATTCTGCCCCTCAAGGCCGACCCGGTGGCGTTGGCCACGCAAATGCCGCCGGATACGGCGTCGAAAGTCGCTGCACCTTTGAAGATCGAGTGGCAGGACGACGAGTGGATGCAAAACCGTCGCGAACGCCAGCTACCGGGCGCGCCATTGTCGATCTATGAATTGCACGCCGGCTCCTGGCAGTGCGAAATCGACGAAGCGGGGGAGGTGGCCCGGCAATACAACTGGCATGAAATGGCCGAGCGGCTGATTCCGTACGTCAAGGATTTGGGCTTCACTCACATCGAGCTGATGCCGATCATGGAACACCCATTTGGTGGCTCCTGGGGCTATCAGCCGCTGTCGCAATTCGCGCCAACGGCACGCTTCGGTTCGCCCGACGATTTCGCCGCGTTCATCAACGCCTGCCACCAGGCCAATATCGGGGTCATCCTCGACTGGGTGCCGGCGCATTTTCCCACCGATACCCACGGTCTGGCCCAGTTCGACGGCACCGCACTGTACGAATACGGCAACCCGCTGGAGGGTTTCCACCAGGATTGGGACACGCTGATCTACAACCTGGGCCGCACCGAAGTGCACGGTTTCATGCTGGCGTCGGCGCTGCACTGGCTCAAGCATTTCCACGTCGATGGCCTGCGGGTGGATGCCGTGGCCTCGATGTTGTACCGCGACTATTCGCGCAAGGCTGGCGAGTGGGTACCCAACCGCCACGGCGGCCGGGAAAACCTTGAAGCCATCGATTTTTTGCGGCACCTCAACGATGTGGTGGCGCTGGAAACTCCTGGCGCGCTGGTCATCGCCGAAGAGTCCACGGCGTGGCCGGGGGTCAGCCAGAGCACCCAGCAAGGTGGCCTGGGTTTCGCCTACAAGTGGAACATGGGCTGGATGCACGATTCGCTGCATTACATCCAGCAAGACCCGGTGTACCGCGCCCATCACCACAACGAACTGAGCTTCGGTCTGGTATATGCCTGGTCCGAGCGTTTCGTGCTGCCGATTTCCCACGACGAAGTGGTCCATGGCAAACGCTCGCTGATCGACAAGATGCCCGGTGACCGCTGGCAGAAATTCGCCAACCTCAGGGCCTACCTCAGTTTCATGTGGGGCCATCCCGGCAAGAAACTGTTGTTCATGGGCTGTGAGTTCGGCCAATGGCGCGAGTGGAACCACGATCAGCAGTTGGACTGGTACCTGCTGCAATACCCTGAGCACCGGGGCGTGCAGAAGCTGGTGAGCGATCTGAACCGGCTCTATCGGGAAGAGCCGGCGCTGCATGACCAGGATGACGCGCCGCAGGGGTTCCAATGGTTGATTGGCGACGATGCGCTCAACAGCGTTTACGCCTGGCTGCGCTGGAGCAAGGAGGGCCGGCCGGTGCTGGTGGTCGCCAACTTCACCCCGGTGCCGCGCGAGGCCTACCGGGTCGGCGTGCCGTTCGCCGGGCGCTGGGTCGAATTGCTCAACAGCGATGCCGACACCTACGCCGGTTCCAACTACGGCAACGGCGGTGGTGCCTCCACCGAAGAAGTGCCCAGCCACGGCCAGGCCTTGTCCCTGGAACTCAACCTGCCGCCATTGGCGGTGTTGATCCTGCGGCCGGAGGGCTAGATCTGATTACACAGTCCCCTGTGGGAGCGAGCCTGCTCGCGATGCGGTCTGCCTGAGAAAGCGATGTTGGATGTGCCGCCGTCATCGCGAGCAAGCTCGCTCCCACAGGGAGTCATGGGTGACTTCCAGCTCATGGGCTCCATAGACCCAATGTGGGAGCGAGCTTGCTCGCGATAGCGGAGTGTCAGTCGACATCAATGTGGCTGACCCACCGTCATCGCGAGCAAGCTCGCTCCCACAGGGAGTCATGGGTGACTTCCAGCTCATGGGCTCCATAGACCCAATGTGGGAGCGAGCTTGCTCGCGATAGCAGAGTGTCAGTCGACATCGATGTGGCTGACCCACCGTCATCGCGAGCAAGCTCGCTCCCACAAGAAGTCGTGGGTGACTTCAAGCAAGGGGTATTGGTCGCTTTAACGAACCAGGCACGGTTGCTTGTTGTTGAACGTCCAGCCCGGAATCAGGAACTGCATCGCTACCGCATCGTCCCGCGCCCCCAGGCCCATGCCTTTGTACAGCTCATGGGCCTTGGCCAATTGGTCGGTGTCCAGCTCGATCCCTAGCCCCGGTTTTTTCGGCACCTGCACGCAGCCGCCCTGGATCTGCAAGGGCGCCTTGGTCAGCCGCTGGCCGTCCTGCCAGATCCAGTGAGTGTCGATGGCGGTGATGTCGCCCGGTGCGGCGGCGGCCACGTGGGTGAACATCGCCAGGGAAATGTCGAAGTGGTTGTTGGAGTGCGAGCCCCAGGTCAGGCCCCATTCGTTGCACATCTGCGCCACTCGCACGGAACCCTGCATGGTCCAGAAATGCGGATCGGCCAGGGGAATGTCCACGGACTGCAAGGTGATGGCGTGGCCCATCTCGCGCCAGTCGGTGGCGATCATGTTGGTCGCGGTCTTGAGGCCCGTGGCGCGGCGGAACTCGGCCATGACCTCGCGCCCCGAATAGCCGTTCTCGGCACCACAAGGGTCCTCGGCATAGGCCAGCACCTTATGTTGGTCGCGGCACAAACGGATCGCTTCCTTGAGTGACCAGGCGCCGTTCGGGTCCAGGGTGATGCGTGCCTGGGGAAAGCGCTCGGCCAGTGCCGTGACCGCTTCGATTTCTGCGTCGCCTTGGAGCACGCCGCCCTTGAGCTTGAAGTCCTGGAAGCCATAGCGAGCCTGGGCCGCTTCGGCCAGGCGGACCACGGCGGCGGCGTCCAGGGCCTTCTCGTGACGGACGCGGAACCAGTCGTTGTCGGCGTCCGGTTCGCTGCGATAGGCCAGGTCGGTCTGCTGGCGATCGCCGACGTAAAACAGGTAGCCGAGCATTTTCACTTCGTCGCGTTGCTGGCCTTCGCCGAGCAGGGCGGCGACCGGTACGTCCAGATGTTGGCCGAGTAGATCCAGCAGCGCCGCTTCCAGGCCGGTGACCGCGTGGATGGTGATGCGCAGGTCGAAGGTCTGCAAGCCACGGCCGCCGGCATCGCGGTCGGCGAAGGCCTGGCGCACCGTGTTGAGGATCTTCTGGTACGTGCCGATGGGGCTGCCGACCACCAGCGAGCGGGCGTCTTCGAGGGTCTGGCGAATGCGCTCGCCGCCGGGCACCTCGCCCACGCCGGTGTGGCCGGCGTTGTCCTTGAGAATGACAATGTTGCGGGTGAAGAACGGGCCATGGGCGCCGCTGAGGTTCAGCAGCATGCCGTCATGGCCGGCCACCGGCACGACCTGCATGCTGGTGATGATCGGGGCTTTGCTGGTTTCTGAAAGGCTCGCCACCGGACCTGCTTCGGTATTCGCGTTGAAGCTGGATGTGTTCACTGGTTTTTCTCCCACTCGTTATTTTTATGCGGGGCATCGCACAGGTGCTGATGTTGATGGACATCATACAACTTGATTTTTTCGAATAACAAGCTGTTTTTCAGCATCATTGGATTGGGTGAATCGGGGTTTTATGCCGTGTTTGCTGGGTTTTTCCGGCTATTATGATTTTATTCAGCGTTTTTATCGCCCGTGCGAAGCCGTTTTTTAAAAGATGATCTCAGGCTGAAATGAGCTGATCTTGAGTGTTGTCATACAAGTTGATGGCTCGGCGGTGAGATTTACCGCGCTCGCTGGTGATACGATCAGACAGCCTGTTTTCAAGGAACCCCGGCGATGCCGCAAGACACCGACGCGCCCCTGCGCAAGCGTACCCACAACCTGGCCCATGACCTGGTGACGAAGCTGAGCCAGAGCATCTTGCTGGGGCAGTTGAAGCCGGGCGAGAAGCTGCCATCGGAGGGGGCCATTGTGCAGGCCCATGGCGTCAGCCGGACGGTGGTGCGCGAGGCGATTTCCAAATTGCAGGCTTCGGGGCTGGTAGAGACCCGGCACGGCATCGGCACCTTCGTGCTGGCGCAAACCGGCGAGCCAGGGTTGCGCCTTAATGTCGACACT from Pseudomonas beijingensis includes the following:
- a CDS encoding alpha-1,4-glucan--maltose-1-phosphate maltosyltransferase translates to MTAEHPSDLACNPHLPLSQALLLPRIAIENTMPVIDGGQFAAKAVAGQDVTVTSKVFADGHDKLAVRIRWRSQQDEVWNSEVMSDLGNNGWHGQFTVPEQGRYVFCIEAWIDQFASFRYELEKKFGAGVPISLELQEGRNQVQMASERSEGELSEQLAALHHELSGLLPAEQVALFLAPRSADLMSQADHRPYLSISPQYPLDVERKLAEFASWYELFPRSITDNPARHGTFNDVHSRLAMIQDMGFDVLYFPPIHPIGRSFRKGPNNSLTAGPDDPGSPYAIGSEEGGHEAIHPQLGSREDFRRLVAAAADHGLEIALDFAIQCSQDHPWLKQHPGWFSWRPDGTIKYAENPPKKYQDIVNVDFYAADAIPSLWVELRDIVVGWVKEGVKIFRVDNPHTKPLPFWQWLIADVRAQYPEVIFLAEAFTTPAMMARLGKVGYSQSYTYFTWRNSKAELATYFSELNESPWRECYRPNFFVNTPDINPAFLHESGRPGFLIRAALATMGSGLWGMYSGFELCESAPVPGKEEYLDSEKYEIRPRDFTAPGNIVAEIAQLNRIRRQNPALHSHLGLKIYNAWNDNILYFGKRTADGSNFILVAVSLDPHNPQEANFELPLWEMGLPDDAQTQGEDLMSGHRWTWYGKYQFMRIDPANQPFGIWRISVA
- the treS gene encoding maltose alpha-D-glucosyltransferase codes for the protein MAKKPRSATFIKDPLWYKDAVIYQVHVKSYFDSNNDGIGDFPGLIEKLDYIADLGVNTIWLLPFYPSPRRDDGYDIAEYRGVSPDYGTMADARRFIAEAHKRNLRVITELVINHTSDQHPWFQRARKAKPGSAARDFYVWSDDDHKYDGTRIIFLDTEKSNWTWDPVAGQYFWHRFYSHQPDLNFDNPQVIKAVLSVMRYWLDMGIDGLRLDAIPYLIERDGTNNENLPETHDVLKQIRAEIDANYPDRMLLAEANQWPEDTQLYFGDVDAEGMNGDECHMAFHFPLMPRMYMALAQEDRFPITDILRQTPEIPANCQWAIFLRNHDELTLEMVTDKERDYLWNYYAADRRARINLGIRRRLAPLMERDRRRVELLNSLLLSMPGTPTLYYGDEIGMGDNIYLGDRDGVRTPMQWSIDRNGGFSRADPASLVLPPIMDPQYGYQSVNVETQAGDPHSLLNWTRRMLAVRKQSKAFGRGTLKMLSPSNRRILAYTREYTGPDGKHEIILCVANVSRSAQAAELDLSAYAGMVPVEMLGGNAFPPIGQLNFLLTLPPYGFYWFALAAENQMPSWHVEPAQSLPDFTTLVLKKRLEELLEAPSRTTLEQTILPSWLQNRRWFAGKDSAIEKVNIVYGVRFGDPQHPVLLSEIDVTSAGQTLRYQLPFGLLPEDQVGAALPQQLALSRVRRVRQVGLITDAFSLEHFIRAVLQGMQAGTVLPCTEGELRFEPTEGLSALNLGAEPEVRYLSAEQSNSSVVVGGSLVLKLIRKVASGVHPELEMSAYLTAAGFSNISPLLGSVIRRDAQGEDALLMIAQGYLSNQGDAWEWTQNNLERALRDELADAVSEQEQHYNALGELKDFAGMLGQRLGEMHQVLAQATDDPDFAPQATNAKEAQAIGKDVTAQVENALRLLKQNQGQLNPADQAMVARLLEHKKTVLAHIQALAGKAVGGLRIRVHGDLHLGQVLVIKGDAYLIDFEGEPARPLHERRGKHSPYKDVSGVLRSFDYAAAMAIHLNTVDSTADADAARQRVADRYLKEAREAFVQAYRLAAASLAHEWKDAEGEDAALALFGLEKAAYEVAYEAENRPAWLPVPLHGLYGLLSGLKPFSDLAGPI
- the glgB gene encoding 1,4-alpha-glucan branching protein GlgB, which produces MSVSNKEPQGQAKESLLPAPHDIDALVRAEHHDPFSILGPHGDGAGGQFIRAYLPGALSVQVLARDGGEELGDLRQTETPGLFVGHFDRAQAYLLRTRWAGGEQVAEDPYSFGPLLGEMDLYLFAEGNHRDLSSCLGAQLTTVDGIDGVRFAVWAPNARRVSVVGDFNVWDGRRHPMRIRYPSGVWEIFIPRLGSGEGYKYEILGAHGILPLKADPVALATQMPPDTASKVAAPLKIEWQDDEWMQNRRERQLPGAPLSIYELHAGSWQCEIDEAGEVARQYNWHEMAERLIPYVKDLGFTHIELMPIMEHPFGGSWGYQPLSQFAPTARFGSPDDFAAFINACHQANIGVILDWVPAHFPTDTHGLAQFDGTALYEYGNPLEGFHQDWDTLIYNLGRTEVHGFMLASALHWLKHFHVDGLRVDAVASMLYRDYSRKAGEWVPNRHGGRENLEAIDFLRHLNDVVALETPGALVIAEESTAWPGVSQSTQQGGLGFAYKWNMGWMHDSLHYIQQDPVYRAHHHNELSFGLVYAWSERFVLPISHDEVVHGKRSLIDKMPGDRWQKFANLRAYLSFMWGHPGKKLLFMGCEFGQWREWNHDQQLDWYLLQYPEHRGVQKLVSDLNRLYREEPALHDQDDAPQGFQWLIGDDALNSVYAWLRWSKEGRPVLVVANFTPVPREAYRVGVPFAGRWVELLNSDADTYAGSNYGNGGGASTEEVPSHGQALSLELNLPPLAVLILRPEG
- the gudD gene encoding glucarate dehydratase, encoding MQVVPVAGHDGMLLNLSGAHGPFFTRNIVILKDNAGHTGVGEVPGGERIRQTLEDARSLVVGSPIGTYQKILNTVRQAFADRDAGGRGLQTFDLRITIHAVTGLEAALLDLLGQHLDVPVAALLGEGQQRDEVKMLGYLFYVGDRQQTDLAYRSEPDADNDWFRVRHEKALDAAAVVRLAEAAQARYGFQDFKLKGGVLQGDAEIEAVTALAERFPQARITLDPNGAWSLKEAIRLCRDQHKVLAYAEDPCGAENGYSGREVMAEFRRATGLKTATNMIATDWREMGHAITLQSVDIPLADPHFWTMQGSVRVAQMCNEWGLTWGSHSNNHFDISLAMFTHVAAAAPGDITAIDTHWIWQDGQRLTKAPLQIQGGCVQVPKKPGLGIELDTDQLAKAHELYKGMGLGARDDAVAMQFLIPGWTFNNKQPCLVR